The Streptomyces sp. 11x1 genomic sequence GCCCCACGGCAGCGGCCGTACCGAGGCCATCGTCTATCGTGGCCGGGTGAAGATCGCGCTCATGGACTCCGGTATCGGCCTGCTGCCCGCCGCCGCGGCGGTACGGCGGCTACGGCCCGACACGGACCTCGTGATCTCCTCCGACCCCGACGGCATGCCCTGGGGACCGCGCACCCCCCAGGACCTCACCGAGCGTGCGCTCGCCGTCGCCGAGGCGGCCGCCGCCCACCGGCCCGACGCGCTGATCGTCGGCTGCAACACCGCCTCCGTGCACGCCCTGCCCGCCCTGCGCGCCCTCCTCGAACCCGGTCTGCCGGTGATCGGCACCGTCCCGGCGATCAAGCCGGCCGCGTCCGGCGGCGGTCCCTTCACCATCTGGGCGACACCCGCCACCACCGGCAGCCCCTACCAGCGCGGCCTCATCGAGGAGTTCGCCGACGGCGTCCCGGTCACCGAGGTGCCCTGCTGGGGACTGGCCGAAGCGGTGGAGCACGCCGACGACGCCGCGATCGACGCCGCCATCGCGGCGGCGGCCGCGCTGACGCCCACCGATGTGACGACCGTCGTCCTGGGCTGCACCCACTACGAACTGGTCGCCGAACGCATCCGCGCGGCCGTCCAGCAGCCCGGCCTGCCGCCCCTCGTCCTGCACGGCTCCGCCGGCGCGGTGGCCGCGCAGGCACTGCGCCGCATCGGTGAACTGCCCAAGCCCGAGGCCGACTGGACCGGGTCGACGCTGACCGTCATCCTCAGTGGCCGCGAGGGCTCGCTGCCCGCCCCCGCACTGGCCTACGAGGAGGGCCGGCTCCTCAGGACCGCCGGCGCGACGACGGCCGTCATCGCCGAACGGTAACGCTCCGCGACCAGGTGCCCGCGCAGCGGAACCTGAGTACTCTCAAAGCCATGAGGGACCACCCCCACGGCGAGCCGGGCACCCCCGCGGGCCCGCACCCCGAGGTATGGACCGGCCGTGCGACCAACCGCGGCCAGTGGCTGCTGGCACTCGGCGGCGCCGCCTGCATGGCACTGGGCGTCGAACTCGCGGTCGACTCCGCGTGGGCGTCCGGTGTCGCCCCGCTCGTCATGTCCGTCGTCGGCTGCATCGCGGCCGGTCTGCTCGTCCTCTTCGGCACGCTCGCGTTCGTGCACGTCTCCGTGAAGGTCGACGAGGACTGCCTGGAGGTCCGCTGCGGCCACATCGGTGTGCCGCGCCGTCGTATTCCCCTGTCCGAGGTCGCCGACGCCGCCTTCGCCCCGTGCGTCACGCCCCACCAGTGGGGTGGCTGGGGCTACCGCTGGCGGCCCGAGAAGGGCACCGCCGTCGTCGTACGACGTGGCGAGGCCGTGGTGCTGAGCCTCTGGGACGGCCACACGTTCACGATCACCGTGGACAACGCGGAGACGGCCGTGGATGTCATCCGCGCCCGGCTCACCCCCAAGGCGACCGACGCCGCGCACTGACACCCTCTACCTCCGCTCCGGTCGCGCAGAGTCTGTGTGGGTGGCGTCGCGAGGCGGGCCGGAAGGTGACGACAGCGCCTAGGAGACCGCTGAAGATCTTGCTCTGGCCGCCCGACTCACCCTGGATCGCCGGTAAATGTCAATCGCCATCAAGTAGGGCAAGCCGGGCGCATTTTCAAGATCTTCAGGACGCTTCTAGCGGTCGTCGAGGTCCGGCGGCCCCGCCGTCTCCCCTTCCGGCAGAGGCCGCGCCGTCGCCATGCCCGCGAGCAGGCCCGCGCCCGCCGTCACCGTGGCGAAGCTCAGCGCGTTGCCCACGGCGGCGATCGCGGCCACCGCCGTCAGGGCGGCGCCCGCGGTGAGCACCACCGGCGTGGGGCGCGGGGTCCGCCACAGGACGTACAGAACCCAGCCGAACACGGCGGCGAGCAGCGCCACACCGACGAGTCCCTGCTCGGCGGCCAGCTGCAGGGGCGCCGAATGGGGCCGGTCGTCGGCCGACAGCGACTCGGCGACCGTCGGGCTGAGCTCCCCGAAGCGGCCCGGTCCCGCGCCGAGCAACGCGTCGTCGTGGACCAGGACGAGCGCGTCGCGCCACAGCAGGATCCGGTGCGGCGTGAGCTGGCCCTCCAGCGAGTCGGTCAGCCCGGCCGGCAGGGTGTTCTCGGCGACGGCCCAGACCGTCGCCGTCACCAGGGCCGTGGCGAGGGCGAGTCCCACGAGCCCCGGGCCCCGACGCATCCGGGCCGCCGCGAGCGAACACAGCAGCACCCCGGCGCACGCGGCGAAACCGGTGGTGGAGCCGAGCACCGCAGCGGTCACGGCGATCCCGCAGGCCAGCAGCCGCAGCGTCAGCCTCAGGCCGGGCGAGCGGGCCGCCCAGGCGGCACAGCAGGCGGCACCCGCTGCCAGGACCAGCAGCGAGGCGGTCGCCCCGGTGTGCCCGAGCGGCGAGACCAGCGGCGAGCCCGTCATGGTGTGCGGGTCGGTGACCGCCAGACCGAGGCCGGCCAGCGCGCCCGCGGACGGTGCCACCACCGGCAGCAGGGCCCCGCAGATCCGGCCCGCCGCATAGCCGGCCGCCACGGCGAGCACCGCCAGCAGCACACCCTCCGGACGGCCGCCCCGCGCCGCCGCGGTGATCAAGGACCAGGCGGCGCACGCCCCGAGCAGCAGCACACCCGTGACATCGGAGACGTTCCGTCTCTCGTGCGAGGCCGACGCTCCTGCCGCGGCCTCCGTCCCCGTGGACCCCAACGTGTCGCCCCCCGACTGTGCCGGGCCTCGACCGCCCGGACCACATCCGGCCGCACGTCAGAGGCTCGCGCACACCGTAACGGGTGATGCGCCGGTTTGTGGACGAGTTATGCAGGAACGATGCGGCTGCGGGCGACAAATGCCGCACCCGGGACGTGCGGACCGCGCTGTCGGCGCCGGGGTGACGCGCCGTACACTCCCCGAGTGACCGTCACCGCCACTCCCGTAGACGAGCCGGAGCAGCTCGAACCCCAGGCCGCGCCCGTTTCCCGGGTGTCCCGGTGGGCAAGCCGGCTCCTTCCGGCCGTCGTCGCGGCCCTCTCCGGGGTGCTGCTCTACGTCAGCTTCCCGCCCCGCACCCTGTGGTGGCTCGCCCTGCCGGCCTTCGCCGGCTTCGGCTGGGTGCTGCGCGGACGCGGCTGGAAGGCGGGCCTCGGTCTCGGCTACCTGTTCGGTCTCGGTTTCCTGCTGCCGCTGCTGGTATGGACCGGCGTGGAGGTCGGCCCCGGTCCGTGGCTCGCGCTCGTCGCCATCGAGGCGGTGTTCGTGGCGCTCGTCGGCGCGGGCGTCGCCGTCGTCTCGAAGCTGCCGGGCCGGCCTGTGTGGGCCGCCGCTCTGTGGATCGCCGGTGAGGCGGCACGCGCGCGTGCCCCGTTCAACGGATTCCCCTGGGGCAAGATCGCTTTCGGCCAGGCGGACGGCGTCTTCCTGCCGCTGGCCGCGCTCGGCGGCACACCCGTCCTGGGCTTCGCGGTCGTCCTGTGCGGGTTCGGCCTCTACGAGGTGGTGCGCCTGGTCGTGGAGAACCGGCGCACCGGCGAGGCCGTACGCCGGGGCACCGCGGCGGTGGCGGCGCTCTCCGTGGCCGTACCCCTGGTGGGCGCCTTCGCCTCCCGGGCGCTGGTGAGCGACGAGGCGGAGGACGGCACCGCGACCGTCGCGGTCATCCAGGGCAACGTCCCGCGGCTGGGGCTCGACTTCAACGCCCAGCGGCGGGCCGTGCTCGACTACCACGCCCGGGAGACCGAGCGGCTGGCCGCCGAGGTCAAGGCCGGCAAGGTCGCCCGGCCCGACTTCGTGCTCTGGCCGGAGAACTCCTCCGACATCGACCCCTTCGCCAACGCCGACGCCCGCGCGGTGATCGACGGGGCGGCCACCGCCATCGGCGCCCCGATCTCCGTCGGCGGGGTCGTGGAGCGGGACGGCAAGCTCTACAACGAACAGATCCTGTGGGACCCCGAGAAGGGTCCCGTCGACACCTACGACAAGCGGCAGATCCAGCCGTTCGGCGAGTACCTGCCGCTGCGGTCGCTGGTCGGCGCCATCAACGGCGAGTGGACGTCCATGGTCCGCCAGGACTTCAGCCGGGGCACGAAGCCCGGTGTGTTCTCCATGGACGGTGCCGAGGTCGGTCTCGTGACCTGTTACGAGGCGGCCTTCGACTGGGCCGTGCGCTCCGAGGTCACCGACGGCGCGCAGCTGATCTCGGTGCCGAGCAACAACGCCACCTTCGGGCGCAGCGAGATGACCTACCAGCAGCTCGCCATGTCCCGGGTCCGCGCCGTCGAGCACAGCCGCACCGTCACCGTCCCGGTGACCAGCGGAGTCAGCGCGATCATCATGCCGGACGGGCGGATCACGCAGAGGACAGGCATGTTCGTCCCGGACTCCTTGGTACAGAAGGTACCGCTGCGGTCCTCGCAGACGCCCGCCACCCGGGTCGGCATCGCGCCCGAGATGCTTCTGGTGCTGGTCGCGGCGGGTGGACTCGGCTGGGCGATCGGGGCCGGTGTGCGCGGGAGGCGCGCCGGTGGCGTGTAGCCGTACGCCTCGCGTGCGCGTGGTGGATGCGGCGGGGTGAGGGGACCGGCCCGTTAGGGTCGGCTCCATGGCTACCCCTGACTTCATCCGCACACTCCGTGCTTCCGCCGGCAACCAGCTCCTCTGGCTCCCCGGAGTCACCGCCCTGGTCTTCGACGACGAGGGCAGAGTGCTGCTGGGCCGCCGGTCCGACACCGGCAGGTGGGCGCTGATCGGCGGCATCCCGGACCCGGGGGAGCAGCCGGCGGCCTGTGCCGTGCGGGAGGTCCACGAGGAGACGGCGGTGCAGTGTGTGGCCGAACGGGTCGTGCTCGTACAGGCGTTGGAACCGGTGCGGTACGACAACGGGGACGTCTGCCAGTACATGGACATCACGTTCTCCTGCCGTGCCGTGGGCGGGGAGGCGCGGGTCAACGACGACGAGTCCCTGGACGTCGGCTGGTTCTCGCTGGACGCCCTGCCGCCTGATCTGAGCGAGTTCGCGTTGTTCCGCATCAAGCAGGCCCTGTCCGACACGGCCACGTGGTTCGACCCCACGGTCTGAGACCGCGCGCGGGACGGCGGGGCCGGGTCCGTGCGCGTGGCGCACGCGCTCGCCGCGCGGGCGTGCGCGCGGGCACCGGCCCCGACGGCCCCTCCCTTGGTGGCGTTGACGTGGTCGAACGACGCGTCGTCCTACGGTTCCCGGAACGTTCCGGCACGAGGGGTGGAGCCCTGAGATGAGCCATCCCCCGCGGACGTGGTGCCCGTCGCCAAGGCGATGGGCAACGGGCAGCCGCTGGGCGCGGTGATCACCCGGCGCGAGATCGCCGAGGCCTACCGCAGCCAGGGGTGCTTCCTCTCGTCCGCCGGCGGCAGCCCGGTCAGCTCGGTGGTCGGCCTCGCCGTCCTCGACGCAC encodes the following:
- a CDS encoding O-antigen ligase family protein; the protein is MLLLGACAAWSLITAAARGGRPEGVLLAVLAVAAGYAAGRICGALLPVVAPSAGALAGLGLAVTDPHTMTGSPLVSPLGHTGATASLLVLAAGAACCAAWAARSPGLRLTLRLLACGIAVTAAVLGSTTGFAACAGVLLCSLAAARMRRGPGLVGLALATALVTATVWAVAENTLPAGLTDSLEGQLTPHRILLWRDALVLVHDDALLGAGPGRFGELSPTVAESLSADDRPHSAPLQLAAEQGLVGVALLAAVFGWVLYVLWRTPRPTPVVLTAGAALTAVAAIAAVGNALSFATVTAGAGLLAGMATARPLPEGETAGPPDLDDR
- a CDS encoding aspartate/glutamate racemase family protein — encoded protein: MKIALMDSGIGLLPAAAAVRRLRPDTDLVISSDPDGMPWGPRTPQDLTERALAVAEAAAAHRPDALIVGCNTASVHALPALRALLEPGLPVIGTVPAIKPAASGGGPFTIWATPATTGSPYQRGLIEEFADGVPVTEVPCWGLAEAVEHADDAAIDAAIAAAAALTPTDVTTVVLGCTHYELVAERIRAAVQQPGLPPLVLHGSAGAVAAQALRRIGELPKPEADWTGSTLTVILSGREGSLPAPALAYEEGRLLRTAGATTAVIAER
- the lnt gene encoding apolipoprotein N-acyltransferase is translated as MTVTATPVDEPEQLEPQAAPVSRVSRWASRLLPAVVAALSGVLLYVSFPPRTLWWLALPAFAGFGWVLRGRGWKAGLGLGYLFGLGFLLPLLVWTGVEVGPGPWLALVAIEAVFVALVGAGVAVVSKLPGRPVWAAALWIAGEAARARAPFNGFPWGKIAFGQADGVFLPLAALGGTPVLGFAVVLCGFGLYEVVRLVVENRRTGEAVRRGTAAVAALSVAVPLVGAFASRALVSDEAEDGTATVAVIQGNVPRLGLDFNAQRRAVLDYHARETERLAAEVKAGKVARPDFVLWPENSSDIDPFANADARAVIDGAATAIGAPISVGGVVERDGKLYNEQILWDPEKGPVDTYDKRQIQPFGEYLPLRSLVGAINGEWTSMVRQDFSRGTKPGVFSMDGAEVGLVTCYEAAFDWAVRSEVTDGAQLISVPSNNATFGRSEMTYQQLAMSRVRAVEHSRTVTVPVTSGVSAIIMPDGRITQRTGMFVPDSLVQKVPLRSSQTPATRVGIAPEMLLVLVAAGGLGWAIGAGVRGRRAGGV
- a CDS encoding NUDIX domain-containing protein is translated as MATPDFIRTLRASAGNQLLWLPGVTALVFDDEGRVLLGRRSDTGRWALIGGIPDPGEQPAACAVREVHEETAVQCVAERVVLVQALEPVRYDNGDVCQYMDITFSCRAVGGEARVNDDESLDVGWFSLDALPPDLSEFALFRIKQALSDTATWFDPTV